Proteins co-encoded in one Acipenser ruthenus chromosome 3, fAciRut3.2 maternal haplotype, whole genome shotgun sequence genomic window:
- the LOC131713303 gene encoding piggyBac transposable element-derived protein 3-like — MGTLRMNRVKDCNMMDEKDLKKKGRGSMDFRVNQDNNIIVRWFDNKAVNLLSSFVGIEPVGNVKRWDRKSKTHIMVPRPAIVETYNKFMGGVDLLDMLCALYKFSFKSRRWYMYIWWHTVTVAVINAWNLYRRDQKKLEPRMKPMTLRRFQASVGTSLTSAGKGKIKCGRPLSSPEPDATPPRKRPNSSVPPDVRKDGIDHFPTWETRQRCKHCTGNHFSHVYCGKCKVHLCLNKDRNCFFAYHKAK, encoded by the coding sequence ATGGGCACACTCCGAATGAACAGGGTAAAAGACTGCAACATGATGGATGAAAAAGATTTGAAGAAAAAGGGAAGAGGGTCAATGGATTTCAGAGTAAACCAGGACAACAACATCATTGTAAGATGGTTTGACAACAAAGCTGTAAACCTACTTTCTTCTTTCGTTGGCATCGAACCAGTGGGAAATGTGAAACGCTGGGATCGAAAATCCAAAACACACATAATGGTTCCCAGACCAGCCATTGTTGAAACATACAACAAGTTCATGGGAGGTGTTGACCTCCTTGATATGCTGTGTGCACTTTACAAGTTCAGCTTCAAATCCCGAAGATGGTATATGTACATTTGGTGGCACACTGTCACAGTGGCAGTCATCAATGCATGGAACCTCTACAGAAGAGACCAGAAGAAACTGGAGCCCCGGATGAAACCCATGACCTTGCGAAGGTTTCAGGCTTCTGTTGGCACTTCTCTCACAAGCGCAGGAAAGGGCAAAATCAAGTGTGGCAGACCACTATCCTCTCCAGAACCGGACGCAACACCCCCCCGTAAAAGGCCTAACTCCAGTGTGCCTCCTGATGTGAGAAAGGATGGCATTGATCATTTCCCAACATGGGAAACCCGACAGAGATGCAAGCACTGCACAGGCAATCACTTCTCACATGTCTACTGTGGGAAATGTAAAGTCCATCTTTGCCTGAACAAGGACAGAAACTGTTTTTTTGCCTACCACAAggcgaaataa